The Haliotis asinina isolate JCU_RB_2024 chromosome 16, JCU_Hal_asi_v2, whole genome shotgun sequence DNA segment TCCTGTTCGTCGCAATATGACGGCCCTGCGGGAAAATGAGCTGAGCAAGTCTTGCGGCAGTGCTGATGGGAAGAGCTACCAGATTCCTAACGACATTGTGTGTACCAAGACAAGGATCCACAATGACTACATAGACCAGACATCGGTGTTGAAAGCCGTTatggagataaaacataaattcAGTGAAAACATGCCTCTCCTTGCTGACAAGCTTGATAGGTTATTAAAGAGCAAAGACACAGAAATACAGGCTTTAAAGGACACGATAAGTCGAGGGGAGGACACGAACCGAATCCTCAACGAACAGCTGTATGCATACCGGGTCAATGAACAGAAGCTGAGGTATGAAATTAAGCTACTgaagaatgaaaacaaagatCTAGGGATAAAAGTCATGAAATGTCAGTCGGAAATCGCCGACCTGACAGAAcattttcgcaaattagacgtCATGACGGGAAAGGTAGACCTCGTGCTCCAGAGAACAAAACCTTCTTCCTgtacagttgtctcccttaacAACATTGGAACTACAACACTACCAGATGGAGCACAAGGCAGTGAAAACGTTCCCGCTTTGGATACGCCATCTGTCGGACAAAGTGTAACTCAGACTTCACGTCCCCAAGATTGTCCAGATAAAAATGTAGGTAGACATTCACAGATACAAAAGCTCACACTTGCTTATAAATCGTCGAGTAAAGATGCTCATGAACTTAAGTTTGGGAGTGTAGAAAATCACCACTTTGACGCTGAAGGAAATACGTCGGCACTAAAAGAACCAAATTTAGATGGACAAGAAAACATAAAAACGGAACAGTATGTGTTGTCTCGTGTGGGTGGAGAAGCAAGTTTTGACGTTGTAAGTGCAGCCGTGGCGAGATATGCCGCCAGCAGGGGTGTACGGTTGATAGATGTACGTCACATGAGGACCTGGCGTGGTAAGGCCAGACAATGTACGTACACAAT contains these protein-coding regions:
- the LOC137268310 gene encoding uncharacterized protein, which gives rise to MPLVPVRRNMTALRENELSKSCGSADGKSYQIPNDIVCTKTRIHNDYIDQTSVLKAVMEIKHKFSENMPLLADKLDRLLKSKDTEIQALKDTISRGEDTNRILNEQLYAYRVNEQKLRYEIKLLKNENKDLGIKVMKCQSEIADLTEHFRKLDVMTGKVDLVLQRTKPSSCTVVSLNNIGTTTLPDGAQGSENVPALDTPSVGQSVTQTSRPQDCPDKNVGRHSQIQKLTLAYKSSSKDAHELKFGSVENHHFDAEGNTSALKEPNLDGQENIKTEQYVLSRVGGEASFDVVSAAVARYAASRGVRLIDVRHMRTWRGKARQCTYTMLVEIACQDSQKVLDRFWPEGVFCRLYVPEAKMKSRNQNRSEDRDKKQRPVTSK